A stretch of the Osmerus mordax isolate fOsmMor3 chromosome 12, fOsmMor3.pri, whole genome shotgun sequence genome encodes the following:
- the LOC136954392 gene encoding thiosulfate sulfurtransferase/rhodanese-like domain-containing protein 2, giving the protein MATDMACIDVSTQDTYATHGQKQEKLQLSTTLRKYYAFCKRKTFAKFVASKENPCSEEAVRPTTWQCCSQSFYEPSSIHKHVARAHESEITQLTESTFENFLSQTEKDTLSQQQVKVKETVDISQWIPDTSHISDDQLQNGPGEVLLYYCYCQITDPHPICAWQKALCEKLHLTGKVRVATEGINGTIGGTKVATNSYIKAMRSHPVFKIMDQEDFKTSEGGAGCFPDLRVGVYKEIVPMGVDPEEVSYRLAGIHLEPEEFHKEVEAILSKRDSCKDTILLDCRNFYESKIGHFRHCVAPNIRKFSYFPDYVDQNLDLFRDKNVLMYCTGGIRCERGSAYLRSKEVCREVYQLKGGIHKYLERFPEGFYRGKLFVFDERYAISSNGDVISECRYCSSPWDHYQLCTTTFCCQLVLSCPTCRQGGLTSCCPTCQNKGQGQEPSSTPHQREECECTDGRPRIPQDVL; this is encoded by the exons ATGGCAACAGATATGGCTTGCATCGATGTTTCTACTCAGGATACTTATGCTACTCATGGCCAAAAACAAGAGAAACTGCAACTTTCCACAACCTTAAGAAAGTATTATGCTTTCTGCAAGAGGAAG ACATTTGCCAAATTTGTGGCATCGAAGGAAAACCCATGTTCCGAGGAAGCCGTTCGTCCAACAACCTGGCAATGCTGTAGCCAAAGTTTCTATGAACCCTCTTCAATCCACAAGCATGTGGCCAGGGCTCATGAATCTGAGATTACACAGTTAACAGAGTCAACGTTCGAGAACTTTCTCAGCCAGACTGAGAAAGACACATTATCACAACAGCAAGTAAAAGTGAAAGAGACTGTAGATATTTCACAGTGGATTCCTGACACCAGCCACATCTCTGATGACCAGCTACAGAA TGGTCCAGGTGAGGTTCTCCTATACTACTGCTATTGCCAGATTACAGATCCACATCCTATCTGTGCCTGGCAAAAGGCCTTGTGTGAGAAGCTCCACCTAACTGGCAAG GTGAGGGTGGCTACAGAGGGTATCAATGGCACAATTGGCGGCACCAAAGTGGCGACTAACTCGTACATCAAGGCAATGCGTTCACATCCAGTCTTTAAGATCATGGATCAGGAGGACTTCAAG ACCAGCGAAGGGGGGGCAGGCTGTTTCCCTGACCTCAGGGTGGGTGTCTACAAGGAAATTGTCCCCATGGGAGTGGACCCTGAGGAAGTGTCCTACAGACTGGCAG GAATCCACTTGGAACCGGAGGAATTTCACAAAGAAGTGGAGGCTATTCTGTCAAAAAGGGATTCTTGCAAAGACACAATACTGTTAGACTGCCGAAACTTCTACGAGAGTAAAATA GGCCACTTCAGACATTGTGTAGCCCCCAACATTCGCAAGTTCAGCTACTTCCCTGACTACGTTGACCAGAACCTTGACCTCTTCAGAGACAAGAATGTGCTCATGTACTGCACAGGGGGTATTCGCTGTGAACGTGGGTCAGCATATCTTCGCTCCAAG gaggTGTGCAGGGAGGTGTACCAGCTGAAGGGAGGGATTCATAAGTACCTGGAGCGCTTCCCAGAGGGGTTTTATCGAGGGAAACTGTTTGTGTTTGACGAACGCTATGCAATCTCCTCAAATGGGGACGTTATCTCAG AGTGCAGGTACTGCAGCTCACCCTGGGACCATTACCAGCTGTGCACCACCACCTTCTGCTGCCAGCTAGTCCTTTCCTGCCCCACCTGCAGGCAGGGGGGgctcacttcctgttgtcccACCTGCCAGAACAAAGGCCAGGGCCAGGAGCCCTCTTCCACACCGCACCAGAGAGAGGAGTGCGAGTGCACAGACGGACGCCCTAGGATCCCCCAGGATGTATTGTGA